Proteins encoded within one genomic window of [Enterobacter] lignolyticus SCF1:
- the ftsY gene encoding signal recognition particle-docking protein FtsY: MAKDKKRGFFSWLGFGQKEQEAQQQQQPEAQQTPAEPAVEQVVEPEAEHVAHSEEEARDFADEVVDVTENAAESEKPQPSEEPEPVAVAAEVIEEPAAEPVPEAEPEAEPEPEPELEPEIDAIAGRVDDEVIDEDSLISDDELEAQALAAEEQPEEQHDEVQQEQEKPTKEGFFARLKRSLLKTKENLGSGFISLFRGKKIDDDLFEELEEQLLIADVGVETTRKIIANLTEGASRKQLRDAEALYGLLKDEMGEILAKVDEPLNIEGKTPFVILMVGVNGVGKTTTIGKLARQFEQQGKSVMLAAGDTFRAAAVEQLQVWGQRNNIPVIAQHTGADSASVIFDAIQAAKARNIDVLIADTAGRLQNKSHLMEELKKIVRVMKKLDEEAPHEVMLTIDASTGQNAISQAKLFHEAVGLTGITLTKLDGTAKGGVIFSVADQFGIPIRYIGVGERIEDLRPFKADDFIEALFARED; this comes from the coding sequence ACGTCGCGCACAGCGAAGAAGAGGCCCGGGATTTCGCCGATGAGGTGGTGGACGTCACCGAAAATGCGGCGGAAAGCGAAAAGCCGCAGCCGTCCGAAGAGCCTGAACCGGTAGCGGTTGCCGCGGAAGTCATCGAGGAACCGGCGGCCGAACCTGTGCCGGAAGCGGAACCTGAAGCAGAGCCGGAACCTGAACCGGAGCTCGAACCGGAAATCGACGCGATCGCCGGGCGCGTTGACGACGAGGTTATCGACGAGGACAGCCTGATTTCCGACGACGAGCTGGAAGCCCAGGCGCTGGCGGCGGAAGAACAGCCTGAAGAGCAGCACGACGAGGTGCAGCAGGAGCAGGAAAAACCGACGAAAGAGGGCTTTTTTGCCCGTCTGAAGCGCAGCCTGCTGAAGACCAAAGAAAACCTCGGTTCCGGATTTATCAGCCTGTTCCGCGGCAAGAAAATCGACGATGATCTGTTTGAGGAGCTGGAAGAGCAGCTGCTGATTGCCGACGTTGGCGTAGAGACCACCCGTAAGATCATCGCCAACCTGACCGAAGGCGCGAGCCGTAAGCAGCTGCGCGATGCGGAAGCGCTGTACGGCCTGCTGAAAGACGAAATGGGCGAAATTCTCGCAAAAGTCGATGAACCGCTTAATATTGAAGGCAAAACCCCGTTCGTCATTTTGATGGTCGGCGTTAACGGCGTCGGTAAAACCACCACTATCGGCAAACTGGCGCGCCAGTTTGAGCAGCAGGGTAAATCGGTGATGCTGGCGGCAGGGGATACGTTCCGCGCCGCCGCCGTTGAGCAGCTCCAGGTCTGGGGCCAGCGCAACAACATCCCGGTAATTGCGCAGCATACCGGCGCGGATTCCGCCTCGGTGATTTTCGACGCCATTCAGGCCGCGAAGGCGCGCAATATCGACGTGCTGATCGCCGATACCGCAGGGCGTTTGCAGAATAAATCGCACCTGATGGAAGAGCTGAAGAAAATCGTCCGCGTGATGAAAAAGCTCGATGAAGAGGCGCCGCACGAGGTGATGCTGACCATCGACGCCAGCACTGGACAGAATGCGATAAGCCAGGCGAAGTTATTCCATGAGGCGGTGGGCCTGACCGGCATCACGCTGACCAAACTGGACGGCACCGCAAAGGGCGGGGTGATCTTCTCTGTTGCTGACCAGTTCGGCATCCCGATTCGCTACATCGGCGTCGGCGAACGTATCGAAGACTTGCGTCCGTTCAAGGCGGACGATTTTATAGAGGCACTTTTTGCCCGAGAGGATTAA
- the ftsE gene encoding cell division ATP-binding protein FtsE, with the protein MIRFEHVSKAYLGGRQALQGVTFHLRPGEMAFLTGHSGAGKSTLLKLICGIERPSAGKILFGGHDISRLKNREVPFLRRQIGMIFQDHHLLMDRTVFDNVAIPLIIAGASGDDIRRRVSAALDKVGLLDKAKNFPIQLSGGEQQRVGIARAVVNKPAVLLADEPTGNLDEALSEGILRLFEEFNRVGVTVLMATHDLGLISSRSYRMMTLSDGHLHGGHTSE; encoded by the coding sequence ATGATTCGCTTTGAACACGTCAGCAAAGCCTATCTCGGCGGGAGACAAGCGCTGCAGGGGGTGACCTTCCACCTGCGGCCGGGCGAGATGGCCTTTCTGACCGGCCACTCCGGCGCGGGGAAAAGTACCCTGCTGAAGCTCATCTGCGGCATCGAGCGCCCGAGCGCAGGGAAAATCCTGTTCGGCGGTCACGATATCAGCCGCCTGAAAAACCGTGAGGTGCCGTTTTTACGCCGCCAGATCGGCATGATCTTCCAGGATCACCATCTGCTGATGGACAGAACCGTGTTTGACAACGTGGCGATTCCGCTGATCATCGCGGGCGCCAGCGGCGACGATATTCGCCGCCGCGTCTCGGCGGCGCTGGATAAGGTGGGGCTGCTCGACAAAGCGAAAAACTTCCCGATTCAGCTCTCCGGCGGTGAGCAGCAGCGCGTCGGGATCGCCCGCGCGGTGGTGAACAAACCGGCGGTGCTGCTGGCGGACGAACCTACCGGTAACCTTGATGAAGCGCTGTCGGAAGGGATTTTACGTCTGTTTGAAGAGTTTAACCGCGTAGGGGTGACGGTGCTGATGGCGACCCACGACCTGGGGCTTATCTCCAGCCGGTCCTACCGCATGATGACCCTTAGCGACGGCCATTTGCACGGAGGCCACACCAGTGAATAA
- the ftsX gene encoding permease-like cell division protein FtsX translates to MNKREALNQIRQFGGRLDRLRKSAGVGGDGGRNAPKRPKAAPKANSRKSNVFNEQVRYAWHGALQDLKSKPLATFLTVMVIAISLTLPSVCYMVYKNVNTAASQYYPSPQITVYLQKTLDDDAAAKVVGQLQAEQGVEKVNYLSRDEALGEFRNWSGFGGALDMLEENPLPAVAIVIPKLDFQGTEALNSLRDRVSRIQGIDEVRMDDSWFARLASITGLVGRVSAMIGVLMVAAVFLVIGNSVRLSIFARRDTINVQKLIGATDGFILRPFLYGGALLGFSGAFLSLILSEILVMRLSSAVTEVAKVFGTQFELTGLGLDECLLMLIVCSMIGWVAAWLATIQHLRHFTPE, encoded by the coding sequence GTGAATAAACGCGAGGCACTCAATCAAATCAGGCAGTTTGGCGGCCGGCTCGACCGTCTGCGCAAATCTGCCGGTGTCGGCGGCGACGGCGGGCGCAACGCGCCGAAGCGGCCGAAAGCGGCGCCGAAGGCGAATTCGCGTAAATCCAACGTCTTCAACGAACAGGTTCGCTATGCCTGGCACGGCGCGCTGCAGGATCTGAAAAGCAAGCCGCTTGCCACCTTCCTGACGGTGATGGTGATCGCTATTTCGCTGACGCTGCCGAGCGTCTGCTACATGGTGTACAAAAACGTCAACACCGCGGCGTCGCAGTACTATCCGTCGCCGCAGATAACCGTTTACCTGCAAAAGACGCTGGACGATGACGCCGCGGCGAAAGTGGTGGGACAGCTGCAGGCGGAGCAGGGCGTGGAGAAGGTCAACTACCTTTCCCGCGACGAGGCGCTGGGCGAGTTCCGCAACTGGTCCGGTTTTGGCGGCGCGCTGGATATGCTCGAAGAGAACCCGCTGCCAGCGGTAGCTATCGTCATTCCGAAGCTGGATTTCCAGGGCACCGAAGCGCTGAACAGCCTGCGCGACCGCGTATCCCGTATTCAGGGAATTGATGAAGTACGCATGGACGACAGCTGGTTCGCCCGTCTGGCCTCTATCACCGGCCTGGTGGGGCGCGTGTCGGCGATGATCGGCGTGCTGATGGTGGCGGCGGTGTTCCTCGTCATCGGCAACAGCGTGCGCCTGAGCATCTTTGCCCGCCGCGACACCATCAACGTGCAGAAGCTCATCGGCGCGACCGACGGCTTCATTCTGCGCCCGTTCCTCTACGGCGGCGCGCTGCTCGGTTTCTCCGGGGCGTTTTTATCGCTGATCCTCTCCGAGATTCTGGTGATGCGCCTCTCCTCGGCGGTGACCGAGGTGGCCAAAGTCTTCGGCACCCAGTTTGAGCTGACGGGACTGGGGCTGGACGAGTGCCTGCTGATGCTGATTGTCTGCTCGATGATTGGCTGGGTCGCGGCGTGGCTGGCGACAATTCAACATTTACGCCACTTTACGCCTGAGTAA
- the rpoH gene encoding RNA polymerase sigma factor RpoH, translated as MTKEMQNLALAPVGNLESYIRAANAWPMLSADEERALAEKLHYQGDLEAAKKLILSHLRFVVHIARNYSGYGLPQADLIQEGNIGLMKAVRRFNPEVGVRLVSFAVHWIKAEIHEYVLRNWRIVKVATTKAQRKLFFNLRKTKQRLGWFNQDEVEMVARELGVSSKDVREMESRMAAQDMTFDLGPDDDAQDGQPMAPVLYLQDKSSNFADGIEDDNWEEQAANKLTDAMQGLDERSQDIIRARWLDEDNKSTLQELADRYGVSAERVRQLEKNAMKKLRAAIEA; from the coding sequence ATGACCAAAGAAATGCAAAATTTAGCTTTAGCCCCTGTTGGCAACCTGGAGTCGTATATCCGGGCGGCGAACGCCTGGCCGATGTTATCGGCTGATGAAGAGCGGGCACTGGCTGAAAAGCTGCATTACCAGGGCGATCTGGAAGCAGCTAAGAAGCTGATTCTGTCTCACCTGCGCTTTGTTGTTCATATTGCTCGTAACTACTCGGGCTATGGCCTTCCGCAGGCGGATCTGATCCAGGAAGGTAACATCGGTCTGATGAAAGCCGTGCGCCGTTTTAACCCGGAAGTGGGTGTGCGCCTGGTTTCCTTCGCCGTTCACTGGATCAAAGCCGAAATTCACGAATACGTTCTGCGCAACTGGCGTATCGTAAAGGTTGCGACCACGAAAGCGCAGCGCAAGCTGTTCTTCAACCTGCGCAAAACCAAGCAGCGTCTGGGCTGGTTTAATCAGGACGAAGTGGAGATGGTCGCTCGCGAGCTGGGCGTTTCCAGCAAAGACGTGCGTGAGATGGAGTCGCGAATGGCGGCTCAGGACATGACCTTCGATCTGGGGCCGGACGACGACGCGCAGGACGGCCAGCCGATGGCGCCGGTACTCTATCTGCAGGATAAATCGTCTAACTTTGCCGACGGCATTGAAGATGATAACTGGGAAGAGCAGGCGGCTAATAAGCTGACCGATGCGATGCAGGGTCTGGACGAGCGTAGCCAGGACATCATCCGCGCCCGCTGGCTGGACGAAGACAACAAGTCCACGCTGCAGGAGCTGGCCGACCGCTACGGCGTTTCCGCAGAGCGCGTGCGTCAGCTTGAAAAGAACGCGATGAAAAAACTGCGCGCCGCGATCGAAGCATAA
- a CDS encoding PLP-dependent aminotransferase family protein — protein sequence MRSLVCDLLQLRLDDQKDGKLHKRLYNAIRLSILDGSLPPQSRLPPSRDLANQLALSRNTVLTVYEQLLAEGYVVSRSGSGTFVSRTVPDSLLFSSDASPQSRHAPQQAILSARGEALLTHSRASSRQWGAFLPGVPDVSEFPHALLRKIYTRLSRRPPAVQLSYSPSGGSPTLQQALMEYLRVARSVRCNPEQILITEGIHQAIDLVSRMLCNPGDRAWIEEPAYWGIRNVLQMNGVDLQAINVDLSGMNPPEPGDAPPRLIFVTPSHQYPLGCVMSLERRQRLLTLARQTGSWIVEDDYDSEFRFSGQPIPALQGLVEDAPVIYIGTFSKTLWPGLRLGYVVLPQPLAQALKTAHAELYRGGRLLDQEALAQFITEGHYTAHIRRMRLLYARRRQRLTALISQYLGKAALSEFNDNAGLHLVLKLADDCDDVALAKAANDKGVLVRPLSRYYLGDTPQRGLLMGFAAMKEEEMEGAFKVLVACINSKSRA from the coding sequence TTGCGTTCTTTAGTGTGCGATCTCCTGCAGCTGCGCCTGGATGACCAAAAGGACGGTAAGCTGCATAAGCGGCTCTATAACGCCATCCGGCTGTCGATTCTCGACGGCAGCCTGCCGCCGCAAAGCCGGCTTCCGCCCTCGCGGGATCTCGCAAACCAGCTGGCCCTGTCCCGCAACACGGTGCTGACGGTGTACGAACAGCTGCTGGCGGAAGGGTATGTCGTTTCGCGCTCCGGCAGCGGCACCTTTGTGTCGCGCACCGTCCCGGACAGCCTGCTGTTTTCCTCTGACGCCTCCCCGCAAAGCCGGCATGCGCCGCAGCAGGCGATACTGTCGGCGCGTGGCGAAGCGCTGCTGACGCACAGCCGCGCCAGCTCCCGGCAGTGGGGCGCTTTTCTGCCCGGCGTACCGGACGTCAGCGAGTTCCCGCACGCCCTGCTGCGCAAAATCTACACCCGCCTCAGCCGCCGCCCGCCCGCCGTGCAGCTCTCCTACAGCCCGTCCGGCGGCAGCCCAACGCTTCAGCAGGCGCTGATGGAGTACCTGCGGGTGGCGCGCTCCGTACGCTGCAACCCGGAGCAGATCCTGATAACCGAAGGGATCCATCAGGCTATCGATCTGGTCTCGCGGATGCTGTGCAACCCCGGCGATCGCGCGTGGATCGAGGAACCGGCCTACTGGGGGATCCGCAACGTGCTGCAGATGAACGGCGTGGATCTGCAGGCCATCAACGTCGATCTCAGCGGCATGAACCCGCCGGAACCGGGCGACGCCCCGCCGCGGCTTATCTTTGTCACGCCATCGCACCAGTATCCGCTGGGCTGCGTCATGAGCCTCGAGCGCCGCCAGCGGCTGCTCACGCTGGCGCGGCAAACCGGCAGCTGGATTGTGGAAGATGATTACGACAGCGAATTCCGCTTCTCAGGCCAGCCCATTCCCGCCCTCCAGGGGCTGGTGGAGGATGCGCCGGTCATCTACATCGGCACCTTCAGCAAAACCCTGTGGCCCGGGCTGCGCCTGGGGTACGTGGTACTGCCGCAGCCGCTGGCGCAGGCGCTCAAAACCGCCCATGCCGAGCTGTACCGCGGCGGGCGCCTGCTCGACCAGGAGGCGCTGGCGCAGTTTATTACCGAAGGGCACTACACCGCCCATATCCGCCGGATGCGTTTGCTCTACGCCCGCCGACGCCAGCGCCTGACCGCGCTGATTAGCCAATACCTGGGCAAAGCGGCGCTCAGCGAGTTTAACGACAACGCCGGGCTGCATCTGGTGTTAAAGCTGGCTGACGACTGTGACGACGTCGCGCTGGCGAAGGCCGCCAATGACAAAGGGGTGCTGGTGCGCCCGCTGTCGCGCTATTACCTGGGCGATACGCCGCAGCGCGGGCTACTGATGGGTTTTGCCGCCATGAAGGAAGAGGAGATGGAGGGCGCGTTTAAGGTGTTAGTGGCGTGTATAAATAGCAAAAGCCGGGCATAA
- a CDS encoding 4-aminobutyrate--2-oxoglutarate transaminase, whose product MKNNELNQRRLQATPRGIGVMCGFYAEKAENATLWDTDGNEVTDFAAGIAVLNTGHRHPKVVAAVEKQLRAFTHTAYQIVPYESYVSLAERINARVPVNGPAKTAFFTTGAEAVENAVKIARFYTKRPGLITFGGGFHGRTFMTMALTGKVAPYKIGFGPFPGSVFHGQYPNPLHGVSTADALKSLERIFKADIAPDQVAAIILEPVQGEGGFNVAPADFMQGLRKICDTHGILLIADEVQTGFARTGKLFAMEHYDVKPDLMTMAKSLAGGMPLSAVAGRAEVMDAPAPGGLGGTYAGNPLAIAAAHAVLDVIDEEKLCARSAELGHHLVEVLNNAKADCPYIADVRAQGSMVAVEFNDPHSGEPSPEFTKQFQDKALQQGLLLLSCGVYGNVIRFLYPLTIPEAQFRKALDIIRHSLSR is encoded by the coding sequence ATGAAAAATAACGAACTGAATCAGCGCCGCCTGCAGGCGACGCCGCGTGGGATTGGCGTCATGTGCGGGTTCTATGCCGAAAAAGCGGAAAACGCCACCCTGTGGGATACGGACGGCAACGAGGTCACCGATTTCGCGGCCGGTATCGCCGTGCTCAACACCGGCCACCGCCACCCGAAGGTGGTCGCGGCGGTTGAAAAACAGCTGCGCGCCTTTACCCATACGGCCTATCAGATTGTTCCTTACGAAAGCTATGTGTCGCTGGCCGAGCGTATTAACGCCCGCGTTCCGGTCAACGGTCCGGCGAAGACCGCGTTCTTCACCACCGGCGCGGAAGCGGTGGAAAACGCCGTGAAGATTGCCCGCTTCTACACTAAACGTCCGGGGCTGATTACCTTCGGCGGCGGCTTCCACGGCCGTACCTTTATGACCATGGCGCTGACCGGCAAAGTGGCGCCGTACAAGATTGGCTTCGGGCCGTTCCCGGGCTCGGTGTTCCACGGGCAGTACCCGAACCCGCTGCACGGCGTCAGCACCGCCGATGCGCTGAAAAGCCTTGAGCGTATTTTCAAAGCCGACATCGCCCCGGATCAGGTGGCGGCCATTATCCTTGAGCCGGTGCAAGGAGAGGGCGGCTTTAACGTGGCGCCAGCCGATTTCATGCAGGGGCTGCGTAAGATTTGCGACACCCACGGCATTCTGCTGATCGCTGACGAAGTGCAGACCGGCTTTGCCCGTACCGGTAAGCTGTTCGCGATGGAGCACTACGACGTCAAGCCGGACCTGATGACCATGGCGAAGAGCCTGGCGGGCGGTATGCCGCTGTCGGCCGTCGCCGGTCGCGCGGAGGTGATGGACGCCCCGGCGCCAGGCGGTCTGGGCGGCACCTACGCCGGTAACCCGCTGGCGATCGCCGCGGCGCATGCGGTGCTGGACGTCATCGACGAAGAGAAGCTGTGCGCCCGTTCCGCCGAGCTGGGCCACCATCTGGTGGAAGTGCTGAACAACGCGAAGGCCGATTGTCCGTATATCGCCGACGTCCGCGCGCAGGGCTCCATGGTGGCCGTGGAGTTCAACGACCCGCACAGCGGCGAACCGTCGCCGGAATTTACCAAACAGTTCCAGGATAAAGCGCTGCAACAAGGTCTGCTGCTGCTGAGCTGCGGCGTCTACGGCAACGTTATCCGCTTCCTTTACCCTCTGACCATCCCTGAAGCCCAGTTCCGCAAGGCGCTGGACATTATTCGACACTCCCTCAGCCGCTAA
- a CDS encoding branched-chain amino acid ABC transporter substrate-binding protein produces the protein MKMKGKALLAGCIALAMSHAAWAEDIKVAVVGAMSGPVAQYGDQEFTGAEQAVADINAKGGIKGNKLQIVKYDDACDPKQAVAVANKVVNDGIKYVIGHLCSSSTQPASDIYEDEGILMITPAATAPELTARGYKLILRTTGLDSDQGPTAAKYILNTVKPKRIAIVHDKQQYGEGLARAVQDALKKGNANVVFFDGITAGEKDFSTLVARLKKENIDFVYYGGYHPEMGQILRQSRAAGLKTQFMGPEGVANVSLSNIAGDSAEGMLVTKPKNYDQVPANKPIVEAIKAKKQDPSGAFVWTTYAALQSLSAGLNQSNDPAKIAEWLKANSVDTVMGPLSWDQKGDLKGFEFGVFTWHANGTATDAK, from the coding sequence ATGAAAATGAAGGGTAAAGCGTTACTGGCAGGATGTATCGCGCTGGCGATGAGTCATGCGGCATGGGCTGAAGATATTAAAGTTGCCGTCGTCGGTGCGATGTCCGGTCCGGTTGCGCAGTACGGTGACCAGGAGTTCACAGGGGCTGAGCAGGCGGTTGCCGATATTAACGCCAAGGGCGGCATCAAAGGTAATAAGCTGCAGATCGTAAAATATGATGACGCCTGCGACCCGAAACAGGCGGTTGCGGTGGCTAACAAAGTGGTTAACGACGGCATCAAATACGTTATCGGCCACCTGTGCTCCTCTTCCACGCAGCCGGCGTCCGACATCTATGAAGACGAAGGCATTCTGATGATCACCCCGGCAGCGACCGCGCCGGAGCTGACCGCGCGCGGCTATAAGCTTATCCTGCGCACCACCGGCCTGGACTCTGACCAGGGCCCGACCGCGGCAAAATATATCCTGAATACGGTGAAACCGAAGCGTATCGCCATTGTTCATGACAAGCAGCAGTACGGCGAAGGCCTGGCGCGCGCGGTACAGGACGCGCTGAAAAAGGGCAACGCCAACGTGGTGTTCTTTGACGGTATCACCGCGGGTGAAAAAGATTTCTCTACCCTGGTGGCGCGCCTGAAGAAAGAGAATATCGATTTCGTTTACTACGGCGGCTATCACCCGGAAATGGGGCAGATCCTGCGCCAGTCCCGCGCGGCGGGTCTGAAAACCCAGTTTATGGGCCCGGAAGGGGTGGCGAACGTATCGCTGTCTAACATCGCCGGTGATTCTGCTGAAGGGATGCTGGTGACCAAGCCGAAGAACTATGACCAGGTTCCGGCGAACAAACCTATCGTAGAGGCGATCAAAGCCAAGAAACAGGATCCAAGCGGCGCGTTCGTCTGGACCACCTATGCGGCGCTGCAGTCGCTGTCAGCGGGCCTGAACCAGAGCAATGACCCGGCGAAGATTGCCGAGTGGCTGAAAGCCAACAGCGTTGATACCGTAATGGGCCCGCTCTCCTGGGACCAGAAGGGCGACCTGAAGGGCTTTGAGTTTGGCGTGTTCACATGGCATGCCAACGGTACGGCGACAGACGCTAAATAA
- the panM gene encoding aspartate 1-decarboxylase autocleavage activator PanM, whose amino-acid sequence MKLTIIRLNTFSEQDRIDLGKIWPEYSASSLKVDETHRIYAARFNERLLGAVRVTLRGRQGALDSLRVRDITRRRGVGQYLLEEVLADNPEISDWWMADVGVEDRATMAAFMQALGFADQADGWVKR is encoded by the coding sequence ATGAAACTGACGATCATCAGGCTGAACACCTTTAGCGAACAGGACCGCATCGATCTGGGTAAGATCTGGCCGGAATACAGCGCCTCGTCGCTGAAGGTGGACGAAACGCACCGGATCTACGCGGCGCGCTTTAATGAACGCCTGCTCGGCGCGGTGCGCGTTACCCTGCGCGGCCGCCAGGGCGCGCTCGACTCCCTGCGGGTGCGCGACATCACCCGTCGCCGCGGCGTTGGGCAATACCTGCTCGAAGAAGTGCTTGCGGATAATCCGGAGATTAGCGACTGGTGGATGGCGGATGTTGGCGTGGAGGACCGCGCGACCATGGCCGCCTTTATGCAGGCGCTGGGGTTTGCGGACCAGGCGGATGGTTGGGTGAAGCGCTAG
- the livK gene encoding high-affinity branched-chain amino acid ABC transporter substrate-binding protein LivK, producing MKRNAKTLVAGMIALAMSHTAMAKEIKVAVIGAMSGPVAQWGDMEFNGARQAIKDINASGGIKGDKLVAVEYDDACDPKQAVAVANKVVNDGIKYVIGHLCSSSTQPASDIYEDEGILMITPGATNPELTQRGYQHIMRTAGLDSSQGPTAAKYILEKVKPQRIAIIHDKQQYGEGLARSVQDGLKKGGANVVFFDGITAGEKDFSALIARLQKENIDFVYYGGYYPEMGQMLRQARAVGLKTQFMGPEGVGNASLSNIAGDAAEGMLVTMPKRYDQDPANSAIVAELKAQKKDPSGPYVWITYAAVQSLATAMDRTGNQEPLALINDLKAHGAKTVIGPLNWDEKGDLKGFEFGVFQWHADGSSTVAK from the coding sequence ATGAAACGCAACGCGAAGACACTGGTCGCGGGGATGATCGCACTGGCGATGTCGCACACGGCTATGGCGAAAGAGATTAAGGTCGCCGTGATCGGGGCGATGTCCGGCCCGGTCGCGCAGTGGGGCGACATGGAGTTCAACGGCGCGCGTCAGGCGATTAAGGACATTAACGCCAGCGGCGGCATCAAGGGAGATAAGCTGGTCGCCGTGGAATATGACGACGCCTGCGACCCGAAGCAGGCGGTGGCGGTGGCCAACAAAGTGGTTAACGACGGCATCAAATACGTTATCGGCCATCTGTGCTCTTCTTCCACGCAGCCGGCGTCCGATATCTATGAAGACGAAGGCATTCTGATGATTACCCCGGGGGCGACGAACCCTGAGCTGACCCAGCGCGGCTATCAGCACATCATGCGCACCGCGGGCCTCGACTCTTCCCAGGGGCCGACCGCCGCGAAATACATCCTTGAGAAAGTGAAGCCGCAGCGTATTGCTATTATTCATGACAAGCAGCAGTACGGCGAAGGCCTGGCGCGCTCCGTGCAGGATGGCCTGAAGAAGGGCGGCGCGAACGTGGTGTTCTTCGACGGCATCACCGCCGGAGAAAAAGATTTCTCTGCGCTGATTGCCCGCCTGCAGAAAGAAAATATCGATTTCGTTTACTACGGCGGCTACTACCCGGAAATGGGCCAGATGCTGCGCCAGGCGCGCGCCGTGGGTCTGAAAACCCAGTTTATGGGGCCGGAAGGCGTGGGCAACGCCTCGCTGTCGAACATTGCGGGCGACGCGGCGGAAGGCATGCTGGTCACCATGCCGAAACGCTATGACCAGGATCCGGCCAACAGCGCTATCGTTGCCGAGCTGAAAGCGCAGAAGAAAGATCCGAGCGGTCCGTACGTGTGGATCACCTATGCGGCGGTACAGTCGCTGGCGACGGCAATGGACCGTACCGGCAACCAGGAGCCGCTGGCGTTAATTAACGATCTGAAAGCGCACGGCGCGAAAACCGTGATTGGGCCGCTGAACTGGGATGAGAAAGGCGATCTGAAGGGATTTGAGTTTGGTGTCTTCCAGTGGCACGCCGATGGGTCTTCCACGGTCGCCAAATAA
- the livH gene encoding high-affinity branched-chain amino acid ABC transporter permease LivH — MSEQFLYFLQQMFNGVTLGSTYALIAIGYTMVYGIIGMINFAHGEVYMIGSYVSFMIIAALMMMGIDTSWLLVAAGFIGAIVIASAYGWSIERVAYRPVRSSKRLIALISAIGMSIFLQNYVSLTEGSRDIALPSLFNGQWVVGSSDSFSASITTMQLVIWVVTFIAMLALTLFIRYSRMGRACRACAEDLKMASLLGINTDRVIALTFVIGAAMAAVAGVLLGQFYGVINPYIGFMAGMKAFTAAVLGGIGSIPGAMIGGLVLGIAEALSSAYLSTEYKDVVAFALLIVVLLVMPTGILGRPEVEKV, encoded by the coding sequence ATGTCAGAGCAGTTCCTCTATTTTCTGCAGCAGATGTTTAACGGCGTCACGCTGGGAAGCACCTATGCGCTGATCGCCATCGGCTACACCATGGTCTACGGCATTATCGGCATGATTAACTTCGCCCACGGCGAGGTTTACATGATAGGCAGCTATGTCTCGTTCATGATCATCGCCGCGCTGATGATGATGGGCATTGATACCAGCTGGCTGCTGGTGGCGGCAGGCTTTATTGGCGCTATCGTTATCGCCAGCGCCTACGGCTGGAGCATTGAGCGGGTGGCATACCGGCCGGTGCGTAGCTCCAAGCGCCTGATCGCGCTGATCTCGGCGATCGGCATGTCTATCTTCCTGCAAAACTACGTCAGCCTGACGGAAGGGTCGCGCGACATCGCCCTGCCGAGCCTGTTTAACGGCCAGTGGGTGGTGGGCAGCAGCGATAGCTTCTCGGCCAGCATCACCACCATGCAGCTGGTTATCTGGGTCGTTACCTTTATCGCGATGCTGGCGCTGACGCTGTTCATTCGCTACTCCCGTATGGGGCGCGCCTGCCGCGCCTGCGCGGAAGATCTGAAAATGGCGAGTCTGCTCGGCATCAACACAGACCGCGTCATCGCGCTGACGTTTGTTATCGGCGCGGCAATGGCGGCGGTAGCGGGCGTGCTGCTCGGTCAGTTCTACGGGGTGATTAACCCTTACATCGGCTTTATGGCCGGGATGAAAGCCTTCACCGCGGCGGTTCTCGGCGGTATCGGCAGTATTCCTGGCGCGATGATCGGCGGCCTGGTGCTGGGTATCGCCGAAGCGCTCTCCTCCGCCTACCTGAGCACCGAATATAAAGACGTCGTGGCCTTCGCCCTGCTGATTGTGGTGCTGCTGGTGATGCCGACCGGCATCCTGGGTCGTCCGGAGGTAGAGAAAGTATGA